The following are from one region of the Paenibacillus protaetiae genome:
- a CDS encoding FecCD family ABC transporter permease produces the protein MVKTKLTMYGGAGMLLLAVSIVISLSIGSAGLSIEDVWGILLHQLPGMSPAENHWGKGDIAIVTQVRLLRVLLAVLVGACLSLAGAGMQGVLRNPLADPYTLGVASGSSVGAAFLILFGLQMAVGIWTVPAVAFVTGVLTLLGVLWLSRSGNGGGMHLETIILSGVIMQAFLGAFVSFMVSLSQGVVNQIMFWLMGSLAMRSWEHVYMLLPFLALGLPVLLVFSQPLNQLVFGEKHAAHMGVAVERTKLIVMLASTLLTAAAVSVAGVIGFVGLVVPHLIRLMAGPDYRLIVPLSAIGGGIFVLWADTLARMALSPREIPLGVVTALIGAPFFAYLLHRSKKEGKA, from the coding sequence ATGGTCAAAACCAAATTAACGATGTATGGAGGAGCAGGCATGCTCCTTCTTGCTGTTTCCATCGTCATTAGCTTATCTATCGGTTCGGCGGGACTATCGATAGAGGACGTATGGGGCATATTGCTCCACCAGCTTCCGGGCATGAGCCCGGCGGAAAACCACTGGGGCAAAGGCGACATCGCGATTGTTACGCAGGTGCGCTTGCTGCGGGTGCTGCTTGCGGTGCTTGTAGGCGCGTGCCTGTCGCTTGCCGGAGCAGGGATGCAGGGCGTGCTGCGCAATCCGCTTGCCGATCCGTATACGCTAGGCGTTGCTTCCGGCAGCTCGGTAGGCGCTGCGTTCCTTATTTTGTTCGGGCTGCAGATGGCGGTTGGCATCTGGACGGTTCCGGCCGTTGCATTCGTAACAGGCGTGCTTACGCTGCTTGGCGTATTATGGCTCTCCCGCAGCGGGAACGGCGGCGGCATGCACCTGGAGACGATTATTTTGTCCGGCGTCATCATGCAAGCGTTCCTTGGAGCATTCGTCTCATTCATGGTGTCGCTGTCGCAGGGCGTCGTCAATCAGATCATGTTCTGGCTGATGGGGTCGTTAGCGATGCGAAGCTGGGAGCATGTGTATATGCTGCTGCCTTTTCTGGCTTTGGGGCTGCCTGTATTGCTCGTTTTCAGCCAGCCGCTCAACCAGCTCGTGTTTGGCGAAAAGCATGCGGCGCATATGGGCGTGGCGGTAGAGCGCACCAAGCTGATCGTCATGCTGGCTTCCACGCTGCTGACGGCGGCGGCTGTATCGGTTGCCGGCGTCATCGGCTTTGTCGGCCTTGTGGTGCCGCATTTGATCCGGCTGATGGCCGGACCCGACTACCGGCTTATCGTCCCGCTGTCTGCTATAGGAGGCGGCATCTTTGTCCTGTGGGCCGATACGCTCGCCCGCATGGCGCTTAGCCCAAGGGAAATTCCGCTTGGCGTGGTGACGGCGCTGATCGGCGCGCCGTTTTTTGCCTATTTGCTGCACCGCAGCAAAAAGGAGGGGAAAGCGTAA
- a CDS encoding ABC transporter ATP-binding protein: MVLFEAVQVGKTVGARQVLDGLSFTFRTGRLYGIIGPNGVGKSTLLGLLSGVDSPTSGRLLFNGELVQRIPRRQLAKQMAVLQQSGLPPAGFTVREAVEMGRFPYQNWLGDERTDAGPIIDKAIASMGLASLQHRKLDQLSGGERQRAAFAKVIAQETDIMLLDEPTTHLDIGYQIQMLDMVKNWQRERGRTAIAVLHDLNLASLYCDELLVLHKGRAAAFGKPADIVTAKLIEEVYETKAAVVDHPQDGSPQILLVPDSAGQ, translated from the coding sequence ATGGTTTTATTCGAAGCGGTACAGGTCGGCAAGACGGTGGGGGCGCGCCAGGTGCTGGACGGGCTCTCTTTTACCTTCCGGACCGGCCGTTTGTATGGTATTATCGGCCCGAACGGGGTCGGAAAGTCTACACTGCTCGGGTTGTTGTCCGGTGTTGACAGCCCAACGTCCGGCCGGCTGCTGTTTAACGGAGAGCTCGTCCAACGCATCCCCCGCAGGCAGCTGGCGAAGCAAATGGCCGTCCTGCAGCAGTCCGGATTGCCGCCTGCCGGCTTTACGGTTCGGGAAGCGGTTGAGATGGGCCGGTTCCCGTATCAGAACTGGCTTGGCGACGAACGGACAGACGCGGGCCCGATTATCGATAAAGCCATCGCGTCAATGGGGCTTGCTTCGCTTCAGCACCGCAAGCTGGATCAGCTGAGCGGCGGGGAGCGGCAGCGGGCGGCTTTCGCCAAAGTGATCGCCCAGGAAACGGATATTATGCTGCTGGACGAGCCGACCACCCATCTGGATATCGGGTATCAGATCCAAATGTTGGACATGGTGAAAAACTGGCAGCGTGAACGCGGCCGGACTGCCATTGCGGTACTGCATGATTTGAATCTGGCGTCGCTTTATTGCGACGAGCTGCTGGTGCTCCATAAGGGACGTGCGGCCGCATTTGGCAAACCGGCCGATATTGTGACGGCGAAGCTGATTGAAGAGGTCTATGAGACGAAAGCAGCCGTAGTTGACCATCCGCAAGACGGCAGCCCGCAAATTTTACTCGTGCCGGATTCCGCGGGGCAATGA
- the cobT gene encoding nicotinate-nucleotide--dimethylbenzimidazole phosphoribosyltransferase, which yields MPNEYKAIVDAAIMRIRPFNEQAAEQADRHSDHLTKPPGSLGKLERIARQAAGITGELWPDLSRKAVIVMAADHGVCEEGVSAFPQEVTGQMVFNFLSGGAAVNVLSRHSGADVFCVDIGVKSDLEHPALITRKVRYGTGNIAKGPAMERDELMQALAAGINLVDELYAQGYRLFATGEMGIGNTTPSAAIVSVLAGLAPEQSVGRGTGINEQSWRTKVGVVKRAIEVNAPDAGDPYDVLSKLGGLEIAGLAGVIIGAAANGCPAVIDGYISSAAALAAMRMTERVYPYMIASHLSQEQGHAKLLELMGLTPVIHMDMRLGEGTGAVLCFPIIDAAIKLMREMATFDGAGISRE from the coding sequence ATGCCTAACGAATATAAAGCGATTGTGGATGCGGCGATCATGCGAATCCGTCCGTTTAACGAGCAGGCTGCCGAGCAAGCGGACCGCCACTCGGACCATTTGACGAAGCCGCCGGGAAGCCTTGGCAAGCTGGAACGGATTGCCCGCCAAGCTGCCGGAATAACCGGCGAGCTGTGGCCGGATTTGTCACGTAAAGCTGTTATTGTGATGGCGGCGGACCATGGGGTATGCGAAGAAGGCGTCAGCGCTTTTCCGCAGGAAGTGACCGGTCAGATGGTCTTTAATTTTTTAAGCGGGGGCGCAGCGGTTAATGTACTGTCCCGCCATTCCGGCGCGGACGTTTTTTGCGTCGATATCGGGGTGAAAAGCGACTTGGAGCATCCGGCGTTAATCACCAGGAAAGTCCGGTATGGAACCGGAAATATCGCCAAAGGCCCGGCGATGGAGCGCGATGAGCTGATGCAGGCGCTGGCAGCCGGCATCAACCTTGTGGATGAGCTGTACGCGCAAGGTTACAGGCTGTTTGCAACGGGCGAGATGGGGATCGGCAACACGACGCCAAGCGCGGCAATTGTATCGGTATTGGCTGGACTCGCTCCCGAGCAATCCGTTGGCAGAGGAACCGGCATTAACGAGCAAAGCTGGCGGACAAAGGTCGGCGTAGTGAAACGGGCGATTGAAGTCAACGCCCCGGATGCGGGCGATCCTTACGATGTTCTGTCCAAACTAGGCGGACTGGAAATTGCCGGACTTGCCGGCGTCATTATCGGTGCGGCGGCCAACGGCTGCCCGGCTGTCATTGACGGCTATATCTCGTCTGCTGCCGCTCTTGCCGCCATGCGGATGACGGAGAGGGTGTATCCCTATATGATCGCTTCGCATTTGTCGCAGGAACAAGGACATGCCAAGCTGCTGGAGCTGATGGGTTTGACGCCGGTCATTCATATGGATATGCGGCTTGGAGAAGGAACCGGCGCTGTGTTATGCTTCCCGATCATCGACGCTGCGATCAAGCTGATGCGCGAAATGGCGACCTTTGACGGCGCCGGCATATCGCGGGAGTAA
- a CDS encoding bifunctional adenosylcobinamide kinase/adenosylcobinamide-phosphate guanylyltransferase, translating into MAVLITGGARSGKSAFAEQYARRIGSRGIYMATSRIWDEEMEERVALHRSGRETSGFEWHTMEEPLELADAIARVGAEHAADDPRLEPGAELDKELELEPGLRGEPAAERNAESSPAPEAKPPVVLVDCLTLWLSNWLMKLEEEQLPESVLAEQYEKLAAAAAACPYPLLFVTNEVGDGVVPAYPLGRKFRDEAGRLNQLMARQCERVFLVTAGIPVELKAIAFQWENL; encoded by the coding sequence ATGGCCGTACTCATTACAGGCGGCGCGCGCAGCGGCAAAAGCGCTTTCGCGGAACAATACGCGCGCCGGATCGGCAGCCGCGGCATTTATATGGCAACCTCGCGTATTTGGGATGAGGAGATGGAAGAGCGCGTTGCGCTGCATCGGAGCGGCAGGGAAACGTCGGGTTTCGAGTGGCATACGATGGAAGAGCCGCTGGAGCTGGCGGACGCGATTGCGCGTGTGGGCGCGGAGCATGCTGCCGATGATCCGCGGCTGGAGCCGGGGGCAGAGCTGGATAAGGAACTGGAACTGGAACCGGGACTGCGGGGGGAGCCGGCTGCGGAACGAAATGCGGAATCAAGTCCCGCACCGGAAGCTAAACCGCCTGTCGTGCTGGTGGATTGCTTGACGCTGTGGCTTTCCAACTGGCTGATGAAGCTGGAGGAAGAACAGCTGCCGGAGTCTGTTCTTGCCGAGCAATATGAGAAGCTGGCTGCGGCTGCGGCCGCTTGTCCTTACCCTCTGCTGTTCGTCACGAATGAAGTGGGAGACGGAGTGGTGCCTGCCTATCCGCTGGGCCGCAAATTCCGCGATGAAGCCGGCAGGCTGAATCAGCTGATGGCGAGGCAATGCGAACGGGTATTTCTGGTCACGGCGGGAATTCCCGTCGAGCTGAAAGCAATCGCTTTTCAATGGGAGAACTTGTAA